A window of Chryseobacterium aquaeductus genomic DNA:
AATATACCTTAAAGAATTTAATCAGCAAAGGTCGTTTTTCTTTTTTCTTGATAATCAGATTACTCCATACTGTAAAGATTTTGTTTCCTACTTTCTCAACTCTCACTAGAAAAGGTCTGATTTCTACAGCACCGTTTTTCACCAAATCAGGCTGTAGATTTGCAAAGTCATTGTTGTCAAAATGATTTTCGATTATTTTTCCGTATTTCCCTGCACCATTGATTTCTTCATCAGAAACTCCTGCAGCAGGCAGCATTCCGGATTTTTGTTTTTCTCCGGTTGTTAACCAACGCAGAATCGTCAATACGCTTGTATAATTGTCATGTCTGTCTACCAAAGCGATGTTTCCAATCAGTTTGGCGTTCATGTTTTTTAGATAAACTTTTAGTTTTTCCTGAGAAAGCATCCACATATTTCTGGTTGCAGAAACTGTGACAATAGGAGTGTCTTTCAATAAAGCCTCTGCAAAACCACTTTTCAGAAAAGAAATAATAGGGATGGATGGTGTAAGATACCAAACCTGATAGCCGAAAAGGATGAGGTCATATTTTTTATTCAATACATCTTCCGGTGGAGGAATAATTTCACTTGGAATTTGCAAATAAGACTCTGGGAAAGTATTAAAAAAGACATCGCTTGACCAAGGAAAAGGAAAATCTTTTTTAAGCTGAATTTGGTAATAAGTCACTTTGTATTCGTCTATTTTATCTTCAAAAGGTTGGGCGATATTTTTCATAATATCTCCCAGTTGTCCTGTTTGAGTATAATATATAACAAGTACGTTTTTCTGCATTAGAATTTTTTATGGTTTACAAAAATATGCTTTTAAGATTTATTTTTCACTTCCGAATACTTTTATAGATTCGGAAGTAAGCACTAAGTTAAAAGACGGGTCGTCGAAAACTGTATTTTTTGTGTTTACAAAGATAATAGTTTTGGGAAGATTGGTGATTTCATTTAAATTAAAGTTTGAATCTGAAATCACAAGAACATCGATGTCTTTGGTAACTTCAGATATATTTTTAATATAATTCAATTTTCTTGTTTTCACAATATAATTGTTGGCAGCAATCTGCCTTTTTTCTTCGTTCTGAATTAAACTGAAAACCCTTCTTCCGGCTTGCTGAAGTGTTAAAAGAATGTCTTTTTGCCCGAAATCGTCTGCAATGTGTAAAACGTTTGCGTCTTTTGCGATGTGTTTGTTTAGTTCAAAATATACAGATCTGTTTTCTTTGAAATCTTGTTTGACTTCTTTTACAACATCTGTTTCTTTGTAAAGAAAACTTAAAAATAGTTTCTTTTTAAAATAATTTTCGTCTTCAATTTGGTTTCTCAACTTAGAAAATTCGTTTCTGAAATAAGCGTTGATGTTCTTCGCCCTTTCTTTGTAAGTCGTCCCGAATGACAAATCTTCTTTACTGATCCTTTCGCCAACTTTTACAATGATATTTCCGTCGTAAATAATGAAATCACCTTTTGGCAAAACTTCAGAATTGCCGTTAATGTAAAGCGGTAAAATATCCAAACCAAATTGTTCAGCGAGATAAAAAGCACCTTTGTGGAAACGTTTTACATCATTATTATAAGATCGTTCTGCTTCCGGAAATACAACTAAAGAATATCCTTGATCAATTTTTTCCTTCAATTTTTCCTTCCCATTTTCTATTCCTTGAGAAACGGGATAAAATCCTAAAGCCTTCACCAATTTCCCAAAAACAGGCGAATCATAAACCCAATCATTCACCAGATAAACGATTTTATGTGTAGCCATTGCAATTGCCAGTGTATCCAAAAAAGAAGTATGATTGGCGATGATGATTGCAGGTCTGCTGAAATCTTCATGAGGATTGGTGATAACTTTTTTCTTAACAAAAGGATTTCCGTGCAACACAGACGATAAAAATTTAGCTAAAATCAATTTGATTAAGTCTAAAGTTTTGCCTTTGGAATTTTTCACGAAAACACTTCCAATTACTGAAAAGATCAATCCACCCAAACCATAATAGATAAAGAGAATCACCGAGTGTAAGAACAATTTGAATGTGATTGGTGAAAGTCCTTTTTTCGTTCGGTTGATAATTAAAAACTTGAACCAGAACGGATATAAAGTCGAAGTGATAATGATCACAGAAAGCATTCCGATTAAGGCTACCAACGCCAACGAATGCAACGCCGGATGTTTTGCAAAAATCAAAGAGCCAATGGAAAGTATTGTAGTGAAAACTGCTAAAATAATAGAAATTCTGTAGGTTGGGAGTTCGTTTTTCCCTGTCGTATGTTCCTTCTGCATGGCTTTCGTAAGGAAAATACTAAAATCATCACCAACCCCAAAAACCAATGTACAGACAACGGTGCTGAAAATATTGAGTTCCAGTCCTAAAAAATATAAAAGTCCTGCCGTCACAACTCCCGTCAAAACAATCGGAAACATGGTGAGGAGCGTTAATTCAAAATTTCGAAAGAAAATAATAATTGTGAAAAGAATTGCCAATAATGAATAATTAATCAATGTATTAAAATCTCTTTTTAGCAGACCTAAAAAGTTCTCGTTCATTTGCTGACGGTCGATTGCGATGGCATCGTGTTTCTTTTCAACATCTTTTATGAAAGCGTCTCTTTTCTTTTCGTTTACTTTTACAACATTCGAAACGGTATAAAAACCATTTTCTTCACTGAGAAATTCTGAAATCTGAAGAGCTTTTATTGCCGAGTAATCTTTTATGCTTAAAGTAGAATATTCTTTGTTTAAATTTTCATTAAACTGATTGAAAGCCGTAGAATTAAAACCAAATTTGTTACCGTTATTGACCAATTCAGAAATAGTCTGATTCTTTTTATTTTCGTCCCAGAATTTTCTCCAGATTTCAACTTTTTTCTGCTGGTCTTTTTCTGATAAAACGACATTTCCAACTGAATTATAACTCAAGATTTTCCCTTCCTTTTTTTCTTTCTCCAAAAATTGGCTCAAATCTGAATTTCTCGCCAAAGCTTCTTCCTCAGAATTTCCGTACGAAATCGTGTAAATTGATTTTGAAGTTATGTCTGAAAGCTTTTCCAATTTGGCTTCGCTTATTTTTAAATCTTTCGGAATGTAATTGAGATCGCCAATATCATTGTTAAAACCAACGTGTCTGAAACCAAATAAACATGCAATAATAACAAGCGAACAGCCAATAATCAAAGGCTTGTTTTTCTCGTAGGGATAATGCCCGATTTTATCGATAAAATTTGTGTTTACTTTTCCCGATTTTTCTTTCGGATGATACAATTGCGGAACAATTATTAATGCCAAAACTGACGAAAACAAAACCGTAATCGAAGCGAAAAGTCCCAAATCTTTCAGAGCTTCAGAACGGACAAATACGAGACACAAAAACGAAACTGCGGTTGTCACACTGCTTAAAATTATCGGTTGCGTAATTTCTTTGTAAAGCTCTTCAATATTGTTGTTGTGCTTGTAGTGTGTGAGAATATGAAGTGCATAATCGATAGTAATTCCAATCAAAATGGCACCTACACTGAGTGAAATGGCAGAAATTTTATCTTTAATAAAGTACAAAACCAGCAATGCCAGCAAAACCGAAAATAATGTCGGCAGGAAAATGATAATCGGTGTGAAAAAACTTCTAAAATAATAGATCAGCAAACTCATAAGCACCGTCATCGAAATAATAACCGTATTCTGAATGTCTTTTTTGATTTGTTGCGCATTCGCCACCGCAATTACAGGCGAGCCAAAATAACTTAACTCTGTTTTTCCTTTAAAATGTTTGTTAAGGTTGCTTTTTATTTCATTGAGTTGATTGACGAAATTTTCATTGTTTTTGGTGTCGTTGCTTTTGTTTTTTGGCTCTATAAAAAGCAGAAGATTTTTTCCGTCTTTTGTAACAATGTAATTGTCTTCGAGTTTAAAATCTTTGCTTATGTTTAAAGCATTCAGCTTTTTGATTCCTAAAAAAGTAATTCCGAGGGGATCTTTTTTGATGAATTCCTTTGTCACTAAACTTGTTGGCGAAACCAAAGAAATATAATTGTTCTCAACCTGCTTTGCAATGCTGTCTTTGCTGAGTTTTCTTTCAATTTCAAGGTAATCATTTTCGTCTAAAAATAAAGGCAGATTCTGATTCACGAAATCGAATGTTTCGGAAATTTCATTATCATTTACTTTTCCCTGAATCGAAACGATGTATTTTTGAAGTGGTTTTGTTTTTTCTAAAAAATGGTCAGCAGTTTCTGATAACTGAAAATTGTCGTCATTTGATTTTTTTTCGATGATAACGATGATTTTATCTGAAAAGTTGAGCTGCTTCAAAACTTTTGCGGTGAGATCAGACTTTTCGCTTTTCGGAATAATCTGATTGATGTCTTCTTCAAAATTGATTTTAGATGCAAAAAACAAACACAGAAAAGCAATTCCCAAAGCAGTTGCTACGGAAAGAATTCTGTTTTTGGCGATCAGATAATATAAAAAAATGAAAAAGCGATGCATGAGATTTTCAAATCAAGTTTGCAAATTTAATTTTTTATAAAGTAGTTTAAAACATTTGTGAGAGAAGTTTTCGCTGAAAATCAATAAAATATTCCATTTAAAATGAAAAAATCTTTTACTTTTGCAGAAGTTCCCTTTTTTGCAACTTTATAAAAACACGAAATTATTCTAAATTGAGGAACTCATTGTATGTTAAGAATTTTTGATGAAAAATTAAACGG
This region includes:
- a CDS encoding dialkylrecorsinol condensing enzyme DarA, translating into MQKNVLVIYYTQTGQLGDIMKNIAQPFEDKIDEYKVTYYQIQLKKDFPFPWSSDVFFNTFPESYLQIPSEIIPPPEDVLNKKYDLILFGYQVWYLTPSIPIISFLKSGFAEALLKDTPIVTVSATRNMWMLSQEKLKVYLKNMNAKLIGNIALVDRHDNYTSVLTILRWLTTGEKQKSGMLPAAGVSDEEINGAGKYGKIIENHFDNNDFANLQPDLVKNGAVEIRPFLVRVEKVGNKIFTVWSNLIIKKKEKRPLLIKFFKVYLMAAIWIISPIVLVFHILLAPVLWSKRQKQKKYLQGLNLK
- a CDS encoding MMPL family transporter is translated as MHRFFIFLYYLIAKNRILSVATALGIAFLCLFFASKINFEEDINQIIPKSEKSDLTAKVLKQLNFSDKIIVIIEKKSNDDNFQLSETADHFLEKTKPLQKYIVSIQGKVNDNEISETFDFVNQNLPLFLDENDYLEIERKLSKDSIAKQVENNYISLVSPTSLVTKEFIKKDPLGITFLGIKKLNALNISKDFKLEDNYIVTKDGKNLLLFIEPKNKSNDTKNNENFVNQLNEIKSNLNKHFKGKTELSYFGSPVIAVANAQQIKKDIQNTVIISMTVLMSLLIYYFRSFFTPIIIFLPTLFSVLLALLVLYFIKDKISAISLSVGAILIGITIDYALHILTHYKHNNNIEELYKEITQPIILSSVTTAVSFLCLVFVRSEALKDLGLFASITVLFSSVLALIIVPQLYHPKEKSGKVNTNFIDKIGHYPYEKNKPLIIGCSLVIIACLFGFRHVGFNNDIGDLNYIPKDLKISEAKLEKLSDITSKSIYTISYGNSEEEALARNSDLSQFLEKEKKEGKILSYNSVGNVVLSEKDQQKKVEIWRKFWDENKKNQTISELVNNGNKFGFNSTAFNQFNENLNKEYSTLSIKDYSAIKALQISEFLSEENGFYTVSNVVKVNEKKRDAFIKDVEKKHDAIAIDRQQMNENFLGLLKRDFNTLINYSLLAILFTIIIFFRNFELTLLTMFPIVLTGVVTAGLLYFLGLELNIFSTVVCTLVFGVGDDFSIFLTKAMQKEHTTGKNELPTYRISIILAVFTTILSIGSLIFAKHPALHSLALVALIGMLSVIIITSTLYPFWFKFLIINRTKKGLSPITFKLFLHSVILFIYYGLGGLIFSVIGSVFVKNSKGKTLDLIKLILAKFLSSVLHGNPFVKKKVITNPHEDFSRPAIIIANHTSFLDTLAIAMATHKIVYLVNDWVYDSPVFGKLVKALGFYPVSQGIENGKEKLKEKIDQGYSLVVFPEAERSYNNDVKRFHKGAFYLAEQFGLDILPLYINGNSEVLPKGDFIIYDGNIIVKVGERISKEDLSFGTTYKERAKNINAYFRNEFSKLRNQIEDENYFKKKLFLSFLYKETDVVKEVKQDFKENRSVYFELNKHIAKDANVLHIADDFGQKDILLTLQQAGRRVFSLIQNEEKRQIAANNYIVKTRKLNYIKNISEVTKDIDVLVISDSNFNLNEITNLPKTIIFVNTKNTVFDDPSFNLVLTSESIKVFGSEK